A single genomic interval of Leptidea sinapis chromosome 37, ilLepSina1.1, whole genome shotgun sequence harbors:
- the LOC126975738 gene encoding zinc finger protein Xfin-like isoform X2 — translation MLLPPIGREKLIQITSHLRAGMNFKNRTAVSCEKFYVKNSQYELSANFFERNKPQQLRGVGKFECTTCKRKFKDGSNLNRHELTHTKDKSFICVGCQNRFAQSGSLQRHQKKCRAYLNLNIIEDKSIRKNYCRVCGMVFKYKSALLEHCVRQHSNSNNSDNEQNTINVDTNRMVDNIVDDILSAEDDYMTMSTSQDLMSFSSVQTQNYTAPGYESLMQVELLKEMNQLHSLDDELLYNDLYFDGLQSNQTFNMNTNDIDYSTDNTELFEYVNENKNIDQDFLNTLSYTKDSMQDELLNLNSTDRNQPLTLTEDCATIFESDVDLEVSTNLAANLNQLIGENSVQYISTEDDDTFIISLNSEIDAARLTDMLNKVEVVNKIDESEYMPEVSDKSHLLEYIVPFIKPTDKCEKTEVEKKVKTKPLYFCNTCGKIFKKKDNFKSHLATHDASLRRHGCPVCGRRFGYRSSLNKHVAAAHEPRTRPDHACSVQRCDKHYPTAWQLKNHIKRDHEMALKWVCERDGCGKKFYKKSDLVVHTRYHTGERPYQCESCQVTFGQVSHLRRHRKRLRCAKYHRGDRPYQCESCRQTFRRVSHLREHREQLRCAKSGGCRKNDSLLQKPKKEIVTT, via the exons gTGTGGGTAAATTCGAATGTACCACATGTAAGAGAAAGTTCAAAGATGGCTCCAACTTGAATAGACACGAGCTAACACATACCAAAGATAAATCATTCATTTGTGTTGGTTGTCAAAATAGATTTGCACAG TCAGGTTCACTGCAACGACATCAAAAGAAATGCAGAGCTTATCTAAATCTAAACATAATTGAAGACAAGTCTATAAGGAAGAACTATTGCCGCGTTTGTGGTATGGTGTTCAAGTATAAAAGTGCTTTGCTGGAACACTGTGTCAG gcaacattcaaattcaaataatagtgACAATGAGcaaaacacaataaatgttGACACAAACAGAATGGTAGACAATATAGTTGATGACATACTCTCAGCTGAGGATGACTACATGACAATGTCCACATCTCAAGATCTCATGAGTTTCTCAAGTGTACAGACTCAGAACTATACTGCGCCTGGCTACGAGAGTTTAATGCAAGTTGAATTACTCAAAGAGATGAATCAACTGCACTCTCTAGATGATGAGCTTCTATATAATGATTTGTACTTTGATGGTCTACAAAGTAATCAGACATTCAATATGAATACAAATGATATTGATTATAGTACAGATAATACAGAGTTATTCGAATATGtgaatgaaaacaaaaatattgatcAGGATTTTCTAAACACTCTGAGCTACACAAAAGATAGTATGCAGGATGAATTGCTAAATTTAAATAGCACTGATAGAAACCAACCATTGACATTAACTGAAGATTGTGCTACTATATTTGAAAGTGATGTCGATTTAGAAGTAAGTACGAATCTTGCAGCAAACTTAAACCAACTGATTGGTGAAAACAGTGTGCAATATATATCTACTGAAGATGAtgacacatttataataagccTGAATAGTGAAATTGATGCCGCTAGACTAACAGATATGTTGAACAAGGTTGAAGTAGTGAATAAGATTGATGAGTCAGAGTATATGCCTGAAGTAAGCGACAAGAGTCATCTTCTTGAATATATAGTGCCATTTATTAAGCCGACAGATAAGTGTGAGAAAACCGAAGTTGAGAAAAAAGTTAAGACGAAACCGCTTTACTTCTGCAACACTTGTGGTAAAATATTCAAGAAAAAGGATAATTTTAAATCTCATTTAg CCACGCACGACGCGTCACTCCGGCGGCACGGCTGCCCGGTGTGCGGGCGCCGCTTCGGGTACCGCTCGTCACTCAACAAGCACGTGGCGGCCGCCCACGAGCCTCGCACGCGGCCCGACCACGCCTGCTCCGTGCAGCGCTGCGACAAGCACTACCCCACCGCCTGGCAG TTAAAGAATCATATCAAGAGAGACCACGAGATGGCGCTTAAGTGGGTGTGCGAGCGGGACGGCTGCGGGAAGAAGTTTTACAAGAAGAGCGATCTAGTCGTGCACACCAG GTACCACACGGGCGAGCGGCCGTACCAGTGCGAGTCGTGCCAGGTAACGTTCGGGCAAGTGTCGCACCTCAGACGGCACCGCAAACGCCTCCGGTGCGCCAA GTACCACAGGGGCGATCGGCCGTACCAGTGCGAGTCGTGCCGGCAAACGTTCCGGCGAGTGTCCCATCTCAGAGAGCACCGCGAACAGCTCCGTTGCGCCAA ATCGGGTGGTTGTCGAAAAAATGATTCACTGTTGCAGAAGCCGAAGAAAGAAATTGTGACGACTTGA